In the Topomyia yanbarensis strain Yona2022 chromosome 3, ASM3024719v1, whole genome shotgun sequence genome, one interval contains:
- the LOC131687478 gene encoding uncharacterized protein LOC131687478: protein MDSICLQCSEPVTTLNQLKCQGFCDRIMHLSCSTLTRPKLDMINDSANILWLCDSCVDLMKSSTVNAAFTALSEAFRLLTDTHKTALEALKAEMEKTRKSVESATTLPATPISWPVPNRAGAKRARKTEDDKSLSKSDVPSLTCGKKKGDVAKVPTITVQPATSKCWIYLSRIATTVSEDEVGAMVKECLSSDDPVEVKKLVKKDANLSGHNFISFKIGVDPKPHEMALNAETWPDGMYFREFIDFRQERNNDGKQGFRKTPRLG, encoded by the coding sequence ATGGATTCGATCTGCCTGCAGTGCTCCGAGCCGGTAACCACTTTGAATCAGCTGAAATGCCAAGGATTCTGCGACAGAATCATGCATCTATCGTGTTCAACGCTCACTCGTCCAAAATTGGACATGATTAACGACTCAGCGAATATATTGTGGCTCTGCGACAGCTGtgtggatttgatgaaatcctccaCAGTGAATGCAGCTTTTACAGCATTGAGCGAAGCGTTCCGTTTGCTGACCGACACACATAAAACAGCGCTTGAAGCATTAAAGGCTGAAATGGAGAAAACCAGAAAATCAGTGGAATCCGCAACGACATTGCCTGCAACTCCCATTTCATGGCCCGTTCCAAATAGAGCTGGAGCCAAACGTGCTCGCAAGACCGAGGATGATAAATCTCTTTCTAAATCCGATGTCCCCAGCCTAACGTGTGGCAAGAAAAAGGGTGATGTAGCAAAGGTACCCACAATCACTGTTCAACCCGCTACTAGTAAATGCTGGATTTATTTGTCGCGAATTGCCACCACCGTTTCTGAAGACGAGGTTGGTGCTATGGTTAAGGAGTGCCTTTCATCGGACGATCCGGTCGAAGTGAAGAAGTTAGTGAAAAAAGACGCAAATTTGAGCGGGCAtaatttcatttctttcaaaattggtgttgacccTAAACCTCATGAAATGGCCCTCAATGCCGAAACTTGGCCGGATGGGATGTATTTCCGCGAGTTCATCGACTTTCGGCAAGAACGTAATAATGACGGGAAGCAGGGGTTTCGGAAAACACCTCGACTGGGATAA